A region from the Triticum aestivum cultivar Chinese Spring chromosome 3D, IWGSC CS RefSeq v2.1, whole genome shotgun sequence genome encodes:
- the LOC123078398 gene encoding vesicle transport v-SNARE 11 yields MTDVFQGYERQYCEISASLSRKCTAAASQEGEKLKQKASEIKSGIDGAEALIRKMDLEARNLQPSVRVGQLAKLREYKSDLNNLKGALKRITAGNGQQGAREELLESGMADTLVVSADQRSRLLRTTERQNQTTDRIRDSHRTMLETEELGVSIMHDLHQQRQSFLHANDTASNISVNSPYLSIALFLRIIHFSIAKYLWTPK; encoded by the exons ATGACCGATGTATTCCAGGGCTACGAGCGCCAGTACTGCGAGATCTCGGCCTCCCTCTCCCGCAAATGCACGGCCGCCGCCTCCCAGGAGGGAG AGAAACTGAAGCAAAAGGCCTCGGAGATCAAATCCGGCATCGATGGCGCCGAGGCACTA ATAAGGAAGATGGATCTTGAAGCAAGGAACCTCCAGCCGAGCGTGAGGGTCGGGCAACTGGCGAAACTGAGAGAGTACAAGTCGGATCTTAACAATCTGAAGGGGGCGTTGAAGAGAATCACTGCTGGTAATGGCCAACAAGGGGCGAGAGAGGAGTTGCTGGAGTCAGGAATGGCAGATACGTTGGTG GTATCTGCTGATCAAAGGTCAAGATTGCTCAGGACAACGGAAAGGCAAAATCAGACAACTGATAGGATCAGAGATAGCCATAGAACTATGCTGGAAACAGAAGAGCTTGGAGTCTCCATCATGCATGACTTGCATCAGCAGCGCCAGTCTTTTTTGCATGCTAATGATACGGCAAGTAACATTTCTGTTAATTCTCCCTATTTGTCAATTGCTTTGTTTCTGCGCATTATTCATTTTTCCATCGCAAAGTATTTGTGGACCCCAAAATAG